From Fibrobacter sp. UWR3, one genomic window encodes:
- a CDS encoding TldD/PmbA family protein yields MNITDAVSCMCDLAKGEAEQFDIIASNSHSEGISVFQGQVQNTEISDSVGLGIRVIKDGHPGYAHTERLTRDAIAQTIKDAVCHTQWTEPVNIELPKPAQIPDDSPNYNPALDSLSLAELKDFCIELEKETFARSADIKNIPYLGADLNREISIVANSNGLFYTDKDNSVSVGAGAVAVRDGVSKLGNCVKSRRDWNEISMKEIADKAATYATELFGAKRIEGGKIPVVFSERIAGRFVGMYGSPFIAESMQKGMSRLAGKLGEKIASEKFSLWSDPNSKNFCNKVYFDSEGSLTRRVEVIKDGVFNEALYNLETAAKDGCSTTGSAARGFGSKMGTAFWNMYVPAGDKTTADLLKLFPKCLLVVRLEGNSGCNAVSGELSIGAHGFWCENGVIQHPVDGVTLSGNFFDIIQNVVAVGSEYYDKFSGIKVPALAVSNLAVSC; encoded by the coding sequence ATGAATATTACTGACGCAGTTTCTTGTATGTGTGACCTCGCGAAGGGCGAGGCGGAACAGTTCGACATTATCGCCTCGAATTCCCATTCCGAGGGTATCTCCGTTTTCCAGGGGCAGGTGCAGAATACTGAGATTTCCGATTCTGTAGGGCTTGGTATCCGCGTCATCAAGGACGGACATCCAGGGTATGCGCACACCGAGCGCCTTACCAGGGATGCGATTGCACAGACCATCAAGGATGCTGTTTGCCACACGCAGTGGACGGAGCCTGTAAATATCGAGCTTCCGAAGCCCGCGCAGATTCCTGATGATAGCCCGAATTACAATCCCGCTCTTGACTCGCTTTCACTTGCGGAGCTCAAGGATTTCTGCATAGAACTCGAAAAGGAAACATTCGCACGTTCCGCCGACATCAAGAACATTCCGTACCTCGGTGCCGACCTGAACCGTGAAATCTCTATCGTGGCGAACAGTAACGGGCTTTTTTACACCGACAAGGACAATTCCGTTTCTGTCGGTGCGGGTGCGGTCGCAGTACGCGATGGAGTCAGTAAGTTAGGTAATTGCGTAAAGAGCCGTCGCGACTGGAATGAAATTTCAATGAAAGAAATCGCGGACAAGGCTGCTACATACGCCACTGAACTTTTTGGCGCGAAGAGAATTGAAGGCGGAAAAATTCCTGTGGTTTTCTCGGAACGCATTGCCGGCCGATTTGTTGGAATGTACGGGTCGCCGTTTATCGCAGAATCCATGCAGAAGGGCATGTCCCGCCTTGCGGGTAAGCTGGGCGAAAAGATTGCGTCCGAAAAGTTCTCTCTCTGGAGCGACCCGAATTCCAAGAATTTCTGCAACAAGGTCTATTTCGATTCCGAAGGCTCTCTCACGCGTCGCGTTGAGGTTATAAAGGACGGTGTCTTTAACGAGGCTCTCTACAATCTGGAAACAGCCGCGAAAGATGGCTGCAGTACAACAGGTAGCGCTGCCCGCGGTTTCGGTTCGAAGATGGGTACAGCGTTCTGGAACATGTACGTGCCTGCGGGTGACAAGACCACGGCGGATCTCCTGAAGTTATTCCCGAAATGCCTGCTGGTTGTTCGCCTGGAGGGCAATTCCGGCTGCAATGCTGTTTCGGGCGAACTGAGCATCGGGGCACACGGGTTCTGGTGCGAAAACGGGGTAATCCAGCATCCGGTTGATGGCGTGACGCTTTCCGGAAATTTCTTCGATATAATCCAGAACGTTGTCGCCGTCGGGAGCGAATACTACGACAAGTTTTCAGGTATAAAGGTGCCCGCGCTCGCGGTTTCAAACCTTGCGGTGAGTTGCTAG
- a CDS encoding XRE family transcriptional regulator — MARHGTPTPGQAILEGIEWLKMDKAEFARRIGVPMETLEGLIAGTVEITRELAESLESVTGSPAAYWRMLASKAKKILTNN; from the coding sequence ATGGCTAGGCATGGAACCCCCACTCCGGGGCAGGCAATTCTGGAAGGTATCGAGTGGCTCAAGATGGACAAGGCCGAATTCGCGCGCCGTATCGGGGTGCCGATGGAAACGCTCGAGGGCTTGATTGCAGGGACCGTCGAGATTACCCGAGAACTCGCTGAATCGCTCGAGTCCGTGACGGGGAGCCCCGCCGCCTACTGGCGAATGCTTGCCAGTAAAGCAAAAAAAATATTGACCAATAACTAA
- a CDS encoding pyridoxal phosphate-dependent aminotransferase, with translation MRRRLLSEGAKELSYEIREIVKKANQLKALGLPIHWENIGDPIEKKCQLPDWIKDIVVDLVKTNRSYGYCPSKGMLETREFLVKENNKLGGAQINVDDILFFNGLGDAIATIYGLLSMNTRIIGPAPAYSTHSSAEAAHAHTAPITYSLQPENHWYPDLEELENKVKYNPSIAGILILNPDNPTGMVYPLDILKKIVDIAKRYNLFIICDEIYNKITYNGAHAYALAEYIGDVPGIALKGISKEYPWPGARCGWAEYYNRDKDEQFDAFCRAIDNAKMVEVCSTTLPQMTIPRVLGDPRFIEHRTALNEKIGRRSAIINEILSDIPELYFNPTYGAFYNTIIFREGTLNSHQTLKIDNPIIKKKVEEWCSKTTNLDYRFVYYLLGAKGICVVPSTSFCTDLKGFRVTLLEEDEEELREVFTTIHDAIVEYLHS, from the coding sequence ATGCGCAGAAGACTTTTGAGCGAAGGTGCCAAGGAACTCTCTTACGAAATCCGCGAGATCGTGAAGAAGGCAAACCAGCTCAAGGCACTCGGCCTCCCCATCCACTGGGAAAACATCGGCGACCCGATTGAAAAGAAATGCCAGTTGCCCGACTGGATCAAGGACATCGTGGTCGACCTCGTCAAGACGAACCGCAGCTACGGCTACTGCCCCTCCAAGGGCATGCTCGAGACCCGCGAATTCCTGGTCAAAGAGAACAACAAGCTCGGCGGTGCACAGATCAACGTCGACGACATTCTGTTCTTCAACGGCCTCGGTGACGCCATCGCCACCATCTACGGCCTGCTCTCGATGAACACCCGCATTATCGGACCTGCGCCGGCTTACAGCACCCACAGTTCCGCCGAAGCGGCCCACGCCCACACGGCCCCCATCACCTACAGCCTCCAGCCCGAGAACCACTGGTATCCGGACCTGGAAGAACTTGAAAACAAGGTGAAGTACAACCCGAGCATTGCGGGCATCCTCATTTTGAACCCGGACAACCCGACCGGCATGGTCTACCCGCTCGACATCCTCAAGAAGATTGTGGACATCGCGAAGCGCTACAACCTGTTCATCATCTGCGACGAAATCTACAACAAGATTACGTACAATGGAGCCCACGCCTACGCGCTCGCCGAATACATCGGAGACGTTCCGGGCATCGCGCTCAAGGGAATCTCGAAGGAATACCCGTGGCCGGGCGCTCGTTGCGGCTGGGCCGAATACTACAACCGCGACAAGGACGAACAGTTCGACGCCTTCTGCCGCGCCATCGACAACGCGAAGATGGTGGAAGTCTGCTCGACCACGCTCCCGCAGATGACCATTCCGCGTGTGCTGGGCGACCCGCGCTTTATCGAGCACCGCACCGCGCTGAACGAGAAGATTGGCCGCCGCAGTGCCATCATCAACGAAATCCTTTCCGACATTCCGGAACTGTACTTCAACCCGACCTACGGCGCGTTCTACAACACCATCATCTTCCGCGAAGGGACGCTCAACAGCCACCAGACGCTCAAGATCGACAACCCGATTATCAAGAAGAAGGTGGAAGAATGGTGCAGCAAGACGACGAACCTCGACTACCGCTTCGTGTACTATCTGCTGGGTGCGAAGGGCATCTGCGTGGTGCCGAGCACGAGCTTCTGCACGGACTTGAAGGGCTTCCGCGTGACGCTCCTGGAAGAAGACGAAGAGGAACTGCGCGAAGTGTTCACGACCATCCACGATGCCATCGTGGAATACCTGCACTCGTAG
- a CDS encoding exodeoxyribonuclease III: protein MNIYSWNVNGIRSALKKGFEEWFASTAPDILCLQEVRAEEDQVPDTLRNPEGYFTYWNACKRKKGYSGVAVYSRIEPDMVNYGFDIDEFDEEGRVLQLVFPDWVLNSIYFPNGGSGDDRLDYKLRFYDAFLENSLRWLANGKHVLTVGDYNTCHKEIDIARPKENENVSGFLPIERAWMDKYVENGFVDTFRNLHPDTREAYTWWSNRFGARARNVGWRLDYAFVDEALMPNVLNSEIHSSVQGSDHCPISIELEPPFAPIPIKPASVDAEI, encoded by the coding sequence ATGAATATATACAGTTGGAACGTGAACGGTATACGTTCGGCACTCAAGAAAGGATTCGAGGAATGGTTCGCCAGTACGGCACCCGATATCCTCTGCCTTCAGGAGGTTCGAGCCGAAGAAGACCAGGTACCCGACACGCTTCGGAATCCGGAAGGCTACTTTACTTACTGGAATGCGTGCAAGCGCAAGAAGGGTTACAGCGGTGTTGCCGTGTATTCCCGCATCGAGCCCGACATGGTGAACTACGGGTTCGATATCGACGAGTTCGACGAGGAAGGCCGCGTGCTTCAGCTCGTGTTTCCGGACTGGGTCCTCAACTCCATCTATTTCCCGAACGGAGGCTCGGGCGACGACCGCCTGGACTACAAGTTGCGCTTCTACGATGCGTTCCTCGAGAATTCGCTCCGCTGGCTTGCGAACGGCAAGCACGTGCTTACGGTGGGGGACTACAATACCTGCCATAAGGAAATCGACATCGCGCGCCCCAAGGAAAACGAGAATGTCAGCGGGTTCCTGCCGATTGAACGCGCCTGGATGGACAAGTACGTAGAAAACGGTTTCGTGGATACGTTCCGTAACCTGCACCCCGATACGCGAGAAGCCTATACCTGGTGGAGCAACCGCTTTGGTGCGCGTGCCCGTAACGTGGGGTGGCGTCTGGACTATGCGTTTGTCGATGAAGCGCTCATGCCGAATGTACTGAATTCTGAGATTCATTCCTCCGTGCAGGGTTCGGACCATTGCCCCATCAGCATAGAACTGGAACCGCCGTTCGCGCCGATCCCAATCAAGCCCGCATCCGTAGACGCCGAAATCTAA
- a CDS encoding TIGR01212 family radical SAM protein (This family includes YhcC from E. coli K-12, an uncharacterized radical SAM protein.): MHYTPYRDLLLKLFPNYLKVRKLPLNGGMSCPNLDGTKGFSGCSYCNNRSFSPVFDQAKVSIQEQLDKFVPRLREKYPNAGILAYLQPYTNTHAPLEHLKGIIDPIIKHKEIAGLAIGTRPDCLEDEKIEYLAELNRKKPIIVEIGLQTANDLTLAAINRRHTLAEFEDAVKRCQAAGLTVTTHVIVGLPGETLEDFKKTATVVRDLHLAAVKIHPLHIVAGTVMAQDFSAGEIKLLEFEEYCAAVAEMIKIIGPDTAIERFSGESPSDMLLAPNWCGERDKIIAEVEKLLNKQ, from the coding sequence ATGCACTACACACCCTACCGCGATTTGCTCCTCAAACTATTCCCGAACTACCTCAAGGTGCGCAAGCTCCCGCTGAACGGCGGCATGAGTTGCCCGAACCTCGACGGCACCAAGGGTTTCTCGGGATGCAGCTACTGCAACAACCGCAGCTTTAGCCCGGTGTTCGACCAGGCGAAGGTCAGCATCCAAGAGCAGCTCGATAAGTTCGTGCCGAGGCTCCGCGAAAAGTACCCGAATGCGGGCATCCTCGCCTACCTGCAGCCGTACACGAACACGCACGCCCCGCTCGAGCACCTGAAAGGGATAATCGACCCGATTATCAAGCACAAGGAAATTGCGGGGCTCGCGATAGGGACGCGCCCGGACTGCCTTGAAGACGAGAAGATCGAATACCTCGCGGAACTGAACCGCAAGAAGCCGATTATCGTGGAAATCGGGCTCCAGACGGCAAACGACCTGACGCTTGCGGCAATAAACCGCAGGCATACACTCGCAGAATTCGAGGATGCGGTAAAGCGCTGCCAGGCGGCGGGTCTCACCGTCACCACGCACGTGATTGTCGGGCTGCCCGGTGAAACGCTGGAAGACTTCAAGAAGACGGCCACCGTCGTCCGCGACCTGCACCTCGCCGCCGTGAAAATCCACCCGCTGCACATCGTCGCGGGCACCGTGATGGCACAAGATTTTTCCGCAGGCGAAATCAAGCTGTTGGAATTCGAGGAATATTGCGCCGCCGTCGCCGAGATGATTAAAATTATCGGGCCAGATACCGCCATCGAGCGTTTCAGCGGCGAAAGCCCGAGCGACATGCTCCTTGCCCCCAACTGGTGCGGCGAGCGCGACAAGATTATCGCGGAAGTCGAAAAGTTACTCAATAAACAATAG
- the argH gene encoding argininosuccinate lyase, with the protein MAKTSAKKSENSAKKGTQTNMWTGRFASGMAQSMVDLSFSLQFDAELIEEDIEGSIGHGKGLVESGVLSKADYKKICDGLESILKDYKAGKNLWKESDEDIHMAVERVLTERIGALGKKIHTGRSRNDQVCTDFKLYMRHRATEIRALEVSLMETVLDLAKKYFGKMMPGYTHLQQAQPIYFSHYLMSMFFAVSRDVKRLDNFLELHSELPLGSGAMAGSAFPYHRALVAKELGFNGVSPNSIDAVSHRDMMLEFEADLAIIANTMSRYAEDFVNWSTSEFGYLTLHDAFSSGSSMMPQKKNPDSMELIRGKSGRMLGNFSALYTLVKGAPLSYSRDLQEDKEPVFDSVHNVKVILRVMKEALESARFNFDKMHAKMLPALLATDLADLLVESGVPFRDAHHVVGSLVGEAARQGLEFTDLSDEAWASAGVPNVKQMKKTLTFEYSVSRRNIEGGTGPKSVKQQFGKAAAILKKFKK; encoded by the coding sequence ATGGCAAAGACTAGCGCAAAGAAATCGGAAAATTCAGCCAAGAAGGGCACCCAGACCAACATGTGGACCGGCCGTTTCGCTAGCGGCATGGCGCAGAGCATGGTGGACCTGAGCTTCAGCCTGCAATTTGACGCCGAACTCATCGAAGAAGACATCGAAGGAAGCATCGGGCACGGCAAGGGCCTGGTGGAATCCGGTGTGTTAAGCAAAGCCGACTACAAGAAGATTTGCGATGGCCTAGAGAGCATCCTCAAGGACTACAAGGCCGGCAAGAACCTGTGGAAGGAATCCGACGAGGACATCCATATGGCCGTGGAACGCGTGCTCACCGAACGCATCGGTGCACTCGGCAAGAAGATTCACACGGGCCGTAGCCGTAACGACCAGGTCTGCACGGACTTCAAACTCTACATGCGTCACCGCGCCACCGAAATCCGCGCCCTCGAAGTTTCTTTGATGGAAACGGTGCTCGACCTCGCGAAAAAGTACTTCGGCAAGATGATGCCGGGCTACACCCACCTGCAGCAGGCTCAGCCCATCTACTTCAGCCATTACCTGATGAGCATGTTCTTTGCCGTGAGCCGCGACGTGAAACGCCTCGACAACTTTTTGGAACTGCACAGCGAACTCCCGCTCGGTAGCGGCGCCATGGCCGGTTCCGCGTTTCCGTATCACCGCGCCCTCGTCGCAAAGGAACTCGGATTTAACGGAGTCTCCCCGAACAGCATCGACGCCGTGAGCCATCGCGATATGATGCTGGAATTCGAAGCCGACCTCGCCATTATCGCGAACACCATGAGCCGCTACGCCGAAGACTTCGTGAACTGGAGCACCAGCGAATTCGGCTACCTCACCCTGCACGACGCCTTCTCTAGCGGATCCTCGATGATGCCGCAGAAGAAGAACCCCGACTCCATGGAACTCATCCGCGGAAAGTCCGGCCGCATGCTCGGTAACTTCAGCGCCCTCTACACTCTGGTGAAGGGTGCACCGCTCAGCTACAGCCGCGACCTGCAAGAAGACAAGGAACCGGTATTCGACTCCGTCCATAACGTGAAGGTGATTCTCCGCGTGATGAAGGAAGCCCTGGAAAGCGCACGTTTCAATTTCGACAAGATGCATGCGAAGATGCTGCCGGCGCTGCTGGCTACCGACCTCGCTGACTTGCTGGTCGAATCCGGCGTACCGTTCCGCGATGCCCACCACGTGGTCGGTAGCCTGGTCGGCGAAGCCGCCCGCCAGGGCCTCGAATTCACGGACCTTAGCGACGAGGCCTGGGCCAGCGCCGGCGTCCCGAACGTGAAGCAGATGAAGAAGACGCTCACCTTCGAATACAGTGTTTCCCGCCGTAATATCGAAGGCGGCACCGGTCCCAAGTCCGTGAAGCAGCAGTTCGGCAAGGCCGCCGCGATTCTGAAGAAGTTCAAGAAATAA
- a CDS encoding endo-1,4-beta-xylanase — protein MNFLNAKSTLALTAALLAAPALAQNVLTNGDMSYGDGGWYLWNNPDGPAKVDLQLGQMGLGVDGSEGVKVTVKELPNPSWGLQLQPPKWLADSAYYTLTFKAKGNMPINAIVQGGAPDWRQKESASFMLTNEWKTYSMTFLADQKGYGLNNVTFHVGLAKGWMQMDDVEIEKVEGLDDMTWYNNSAARIDSLRKKELTVKAAPGAQVKVELMRHAFPFGTALALYPSKDSVETWYRKTANKYFWYGVPENQFKWPEYEPKKGKIRRDEFKQYLDYVNDYKWGFRAHTLVWGHQGYGFDKHFSNQGSCKDISNKIKDRITRDVKEYKGRIKEYDVWNEAFHEPFIFNKCGWDLLDSAHVWAHRADPDARLFINEYNVVAAGETERLYDIVKGMLDRKVPVHGIGVQCHFGDRQLNPNFIKKRLDRLGSLGLPIKITELDFGDWQKGMYFGEDEQARRYEMVLRIAFSHPAVEGIVLWGFWDGRHWVKNGGIVAMDGREKPAAKLIYDLWHKVWTTNGTFKADENGVVKFRGYPGKYKVTVDGKSEMVDLR, from the coding sequence ATGAATTTTTTGAATGCGAAATCCACGCTTGCCCTTACCGCTGCCCTGCTTGCCGCTCCGGCGCTTGCGCAGAACGTGCTCACGAACGGCGACATGTCGTATGGCGACGGCGGCTGGTACCTGTGGAACAATCCGGATGGCCCGGCGAAGGTGGACCTGCAGCTCGGTCAGATGGGCCTCGGTGTGGATGGCTCCGAGGGCGTGAAGGTTACGGTGAAAGAACTTCCGAACCCCAGTTGGGGCCTGCAGCTGCAGCCCCCCAAGTGGCTCGCCGATTCCGCATACTATACGCTTACGTTCAAGGCGAAGGGCAACATGCCTATCAACGCCATCGTGCAGGGAGGCGCTCCCGACTGGCGCCAGAAGGAAAGCGCGTCCTTCATGCTCACCAATGAATGGAAAACCTATTCCATGACCTTCCTTGCCGATCAGAAGGGCTACGGCCTCAACAACGTCACGTTCCATGTGGGCCTCGCGAAGGGCTGGATGCAGATGGACGACGTGGAAATCGAGAAGGTGGAAGGCCTTGACGACATGACCTGGTACAACAATTCCGCCGCCCGCATCGACAGCCTCCGCAAAAAGGAACTGACCGTGAAGGCGGCCCCCGGTGCGCAGGTGAAGGTGGAACTCATGCGCCACGCTTTCCCCTTCGGTACGGCTCTCGCGCTATACCCGAGCAAGGACAGCGTGGAGACCTGGTATAGGAAGACCGCCAACAAGTACTTCTGGTACGGCGTGCCCGAGAACCAGTTCAAGTGGCCGGAATACGAACCCAAGAAGGGCAAGATCCGTCGCGACGAGTTCAAGCAGTACCTGGACTACGTGAACGACTACAAGTGGGGCTTCCGCGCCCATACGCTCGTGTGGGGTCACCAGGGCTACGGCTTCGACAAGCATTTCAGCAACCAGGGCAGTTGCAAGGACATCTCGAACAAGATCAAGGACCGCATCACCCGCGACGTGAAGGAATACAAGGGCCGCATCAAGGAATACGACGTGTGGAACGAAGCCTTCCACGAGCCGTTTATCTTCAACAAGTGCGGTTGGGACCTGCTGGATAGCGCCCATGTGTGGGCTCACCGTGCCGACCCGGATGCACGCCTGTTTATCAATGAGTACAACGTGGTGGCCGCTGGTGAAACCGAGCGCCTCTACGACATCGTGAAGGGAATGCTCGACCGCAAGGTGCCCGTACACGGCATCGGCGTGCAGTGCCACTTCGGTGACCGCCAGCTGAACCCGAACTTCATCAAGAAGCGCCTCGACAGGCTCGGCTCCCTCGGGCTCCCCATCAAGATTACCGAACTAGACTTTGGCGACTGGCAGAAGGGCATGTACTTCGGCGAAGACGAACAGGCCCGCCGCTACGAGATGGTCCTGCGCATCGCCTTCAGCCACCCAGCCGTGGAAGGTATTGTGCTGTGGGGATTCTGGGATGGCCGCCACTGGGTCAAGAACGGCGGTATCGTAGCCATGGACGGCCGCGAGAAGCCTGCCGCCAAGCTCATCTACGACCTGTGGCACAAGGTGTGGACCACCAACGGCACGTTCAAGGCAGACGAGAACGGCGTCGTGAAGTTCCGCGGTTACCCCGGCAAGTACAAGGTAACCGTCGACGGCAAGAGCGAGATGGTCGATCTCAGATAA
- a CDS encoding translation initiation factor (involved in start site selection during the initiation of translation) gives MFIEDRSTLVFATGVGRVKEEKPKAERPQGDGVVRIQLKRLGGGKMASVVTGIPLDEDELKDLARTLKQKCGVGGSVKDFNIEIQGDKRNILKTELEKKGYTVKLSGG, from the coding sequence ATGTTTATCGAAGATCGTTCTACGCTTGTTTTTGCGACCGGGGTTGGCCGTGTCAAGGAAGAAAAGCCCAAGGCGGAACGCCCCCAGGGTGACGGAGTCGTGCGCATCCAGTTGAAGCGCCTCGGTGGCGGCAAGATGGCGAGCGTCGTTACGGGAATCCCGCTCGACGAGGATGAACTGAAGGACTTGGCCCGCACGCTCAAGCAGAAGTGCGGGGTGGGTGGCTCCGTAAAGGATTTCAATATCGAAATCCAGGGCGACAAACGTAATATTTTGAAAACAGAACTCGAAAAGAAGGGCTATACCGTCAAACTCTCGGGCGGTTAA